The Gemmatimonadota bacterium genome has a segment encoding these proteins:
- a CDS encoding M6 family metalloprotease domain-containing protein, whose translation MTDGRARQGEGRPAGAGRRGGLRSLLGAGLALFAALPVTGQYPRARPGQFEVRGFDIAPDGAWRRVTARIAATRAALLRDGALARLNAGDASMQVSGGYFVPVIPMTFPGVAQPFPSADYQQVLFSATPVGQAWSLKTFYGAQSRGRITLDGSVFDWVTLDSAAAYYEDGCNGIGVNGPCPSRVRSRMADLLLGALDAVSLRGDSATVWNAYDNDGPDGLPNSGDDDGVVDFVTFLQARVDGACGGSGLWAHRFRISGWNSGQPYTTRTPRRGAAGAIIPGSFLRVNSYTLQSAVGGNTACTAGQMMPIGTVAHETGHAFGLPDLYDTDAASNTEGIGEWGLMGSGNYARPWSPASFEAWSLAELGWVTIDTLASGAERSAAAVQSGDTVYYGATADPSTYLLLENRQRVGSDTAMMSLAFSRMKGPGLLIWQIDAARVANSRSGNTVNTGVAQGVALVQADGLNQLRSPITGIRNRGDAGDPFPGTTANHEFGLATSPQAARADGTPLQVRVDRITTEAGGRVSFRYVRRAPTVIASRAAQARVRVNGVASQTYREVFPPGEVVAITADSIQASLDGRSALRWLSWSNAGPRTQVLVTRAGPPDSLFADFAVAHRVRAAVNGPGVVTSSITGVVGTGAFLDVGVGLRLDAVPGPGVEFLGWRGDSITPAASMNVTLQHPYDLTADFVQVVAVDPTAAVAAILGGPALAADQRLYLDVIGNRNGGYDVGDLLAWLRRTGRPLPTALRRALGAGVH comes from the coding sequence ATGACCGACGGCAGGGCGAGACAAGGCGAAGGACGCCCCGCAGGGGCGGGACGGCGAGGGGGGCTTCGGTCTCTCCTCGGGGCCGGCCTTGCCCTGTTCGCGGCCCTCCCGGTCACTGGGCAATACCCGCGCGCCCGGCCCGGGCAGTTTGAGGTCCGCGGTTTCGACATCGCCCCCGACGGGGCGTGGCGGCGGGTCACGGCGCGAATCGCCGCCACGCGGGCCGCGTTGCTCCGCGACGGCGCGTTGGCGCGCCTGAACGCGGGTGACGCCTCGATGCAGGTCTCGGGTGGCTACTTCGTGCCGGTGATCCCGATGACATTTCCTGGGGTGGCGCAGCCCTTTCCGTCGGCCGACTATCAACAGGTGCTCTTCTCCGCGACCCCGGTGGGGCAGGCGTGGAGTCTCAAGACGTTCTACGGAGCCCAGTCGCGAGGGCGGATCACCCTCGACGGCTCGGTCTTCGACTGGGTCACGCTGGACAGTGCCGCCGCGTACTACGAGGACGGCTGCAACGGCATCGGCGTCAATGGCCCCTGTCCGTCCCGAGTGCGGAGCCGGATGGCCGATCTCCTCCTCGGGGCCCTCGACGCCGTCTCGTTGCGCGGCGACAGCGCCACCGTGTGGAATGCCTACGACAATGATGGCCCCGACGGCCTCCCCAATTCCGGCGACGACGACGGCGTTGTCGACTTCGTCACCTTCCTGCAGGCTCGAGTCGATGGGGCGTGCGGCGGCAGCGGCTTGTGGGCCCATCGCTTCCGCATCTCCGGGTGGAACAGCGGGCAGCCGTACACGACCCGGACCCCGCGGCGCGGCGCGGCGGGTGCGATCATTCCCGGGAGCTTCCTCCGCGTCAACTCCTACACCTTGCAGAGCGCGGTCGGCGGCAACACGGCCTGCACGGCCGGACAGATGATGCCGATCGGCACCGTGGCCCACGAGACCGGCCATGCGTTCGGCCTCCCCGACCTCTACGACACCGATGCGGCTTCGAACACCGAGGGGATCGGCGAATGGGGGCTGATGGGCTCGGGCAATTATGCGCGACCGTGGTCGCCGGCCTCCTTCGAGGCGTGGTCGCTCGCTGAGCTCGGGTGGGTCACGATCGACACCCTCGCGAGTGGCGCCGAGCGCTCGGCGGCGGCGGTGCAGAGCGGGGACACCGTCTACTACGGGGCGACCGCCGACCCCTCGACCTACCTGCTGCTCGAGAATCGGCAGCGGGTCGGCAGCGATACCGCGATGATGAGCCTGGCGTTCAGTCGGATGAAGGGGCCCGGTCTGCTGATCTGGCAAATCGACGCAGCCCGTGTCGCCAACAGTCGCTCCGGCAACACGGTCAACACCGGCGTCGCGCAGGGTGTGGCCCTGGTGCAGGCGGACGGGCTCAATCAGTTGCGCTCCCCGATCACGGGCATCAGGAATCGTGGCGATGCCGGTGATCCCTTTCCGGGGACGACGGCCAATCATGAGTTCGGGCTCGCCACCTCGCCTCAGGCTGCGCGCGCCGATGGCACGCCGCTGCAGGTCCGCGTGGACCGCATCACCACCGAGGCCGGGGGGCGTGTCAGCTTTCGGTACGTCCGGCGCGCACCGACCGTCATCGCGTCGCGCGCGGCTCAGGCGCGCGTGCGCGTCAACGGGGTGGCCAGTCAAACGTATCGCGAGGTCTTTCCTCCTGGAGAGGTGGTGGCCATCACCGCGGACTCCATTCAGGCGAGTCTCGACGGCCGCAGTGCGCTGCGGTGGCTGAGTTGGAGCAACGCCGGGCCACGGACCCAGGTGCTGGTGACGCGGGCCGGACCGCCCGACTCCCTCTTCGCCGATTTTGCCGTGGCGCATCGGGTGCGCGCGGCCGTCAACGGCCCGGGCGTCGTGACCTCCTCGATCACCGGGGTCGTCGGCACCGGCGCTTTCCTCGATGTCGGCGTCGGGCTGCGGCTCGACGCGGTACCCGGGCCGGGGGTCGAATTCCTGGGGTGGCGGGGCGACAGCATCACCCCCGCCGCGTCGATGAACGTCACGCTGCAGCATCCCTATGACCTGACCGCGGATTTCGTCCAGGTCGTCGCCGTCGATCCGACCGCGGCGGTTGCCGCGATCCTTGGCGGACCGGCACTCGCGGCGGACCAGCGCCTCTACCTCGATGTGATCGGCAATCGCAATGGCGGGTACGATGTCGGCGACCTGCTCGCATGGCTGCGGCGCACGGGCCGGCCCCTGCCGACGGCACTCCGTCGCGCGCTCGGCGCGGGGGTACACTGA
- the hemG gene encoding protoporphyrinogen oxidase, producing MPRIAVVGAGAAGLVAARRLQELGAEPVLFEAATRVGGSIETVRRDGWMAEAGPNTVMEPDRDVRALLDRAGLADRVVRPGDAVKRRYLVHDGRPQVLPLSPGDLVATPILSMSGRLRMLKEPFVAKGGDDPDETVDAFARRRFGDEVAARLFDPLVAGTSGADPTKVLVRFAFPKLVEYEQSGGSVLKGAVRSRSQARRRGETLGGGLWSCRLGLGEVTEQLAAMLGAQLRSGAPVVRVTAREIGYTVQTADGTSTDVDGVIFACPAMAFATLCLDLPGGEAIRSLATIPHSSLATVSLGYPRERVAHPLDGSGLLAPSCEGRRILGALFPSTLFPERVPVNHVLLTAFAGGMRHPQVAEMTDANLVDLARGELGDLLGVTGEPAFCEVRRWRAALPIATSGHAARIAPAAALEAGRSGLLFTGAWRAGLAVHEVMLGGLRAAERIVAAPF from the coding sequence GTGCCACGCATTGCCGTCGTCGGCGCCGGGGCTGCGGGTCTCGTCGCGGCGCGTCGTCTGCAGGAACTTGGCGCCGAGCCGGTGTTGTTCGAGGCCGCGACGCGGGTGGGCGGCTCGATCGAGACGGTGCGGCGCGATGGCTGGATGGCGGAAGCCGGGCCGAACACGGTGATGGAACCGGACCGCGACGTGCGCGCGCTCCTCGACCGCGCCGGTCTCGCCGATCGCGTCGTCCGCCCCGGCGACGCCGTGAAGCGGCGCTACCTCGTGCACGATGGCAGGCCCCAGGTGCTCCCACTCTCGCCCGGCGATCTCGTCGCCACGCCAATCCTCTCCATGTCCGGTCGGCTCCGCATGCTCAAGGAGCCGTTCGTCGCCAAGGGCGGGGACGACCCGGACGAGACGGTGGACGCGTTTGCACGCCGGCGCTTCGGTGACGAGGTCGCCGCCAGACTCTTCGATCCGTTGGTGGCGGGCACCAGTGGCGCCGATCCGACCAAGGTGCTGGTGCGCTTCGCCTTTCCGAAACTCGTGGAGTACGAGCAGAGCGGTGGCTCGGTCCTGAAGGGGGCCGTACGCTCCCGGAGCCAGGCGCGTCGACGCGGCGAGACGCTCGGGGGCGGGCTCTGGTCGTGTCGCCTGGGTCTCGGGGAGGTCACCGAGCAGCTCGCAGCGATGCTCGGTGCTCAGCTGCGGTCCGGCGCGCCCGTCGTGCGCGTCACGGCGCGTGAGATCGGCTACACGGTGCAGACCGCCGACGGCACCTCCACGGACGTTGACGGCGTGATCTTCGCCTGTCCGGCGATGGCCTTCGCCACGCTGTGCCTCGATCTTCCCGGCGGCGAGGCGATCCGGAGCCTGGCGACCATTCCCCATTCGTCCCTGGCCACGGTCTCGCTGGGGTATCCCCGCGAAAGGGTCGCCCACCCCCTCGATGGCTCGGGCCTGCTGGCGCCATCGTGCGAGGGGCGCCGAATCCTGGGCGCGCTCTTCCCGTCGACGCTCTTTCCGGAACGCGTGCCGGTCAACCACGTCCTCCTTACGGCGTTCGCTGGAGGCATGCGTCATCCTCAGGTCGCCGAAATGACCGATGCGAACCTCGTCGATCTGGCCCGGGGGGAGCTGGGGGACCTCCTCGGCGTCACCGGCGAGCCGGCCTTCTGCGAGGTGCGACGATGGCGAGCGGCGCTGCCGATCGCCACGTCCGGGCATGCGGCACGGATCGCGCCGGCCGCCGCCTTGGAAGCGGGCCGATCGGGACTGCTGTTCACCGGTGCTTGGCGTGCCGGCCTGGCCGTGCACGAGGTCATGCTCGGCGGCCTGCGCGCAGCGGAACGGATCGTCGCCGCGCCCTTCTGA
- a CDS encoding dipeptidase has translation MPLLVLAATACASGAPPVATPAPAGAPDAKMVAKAHAIHDRVLSIDTHVDISPAQFRVGMPNYASDLPGRQQVDLVKMEKGGLGGAFLIAYVGQSTDLTPASFARANTQALEKFAAVHRLVDSIAPTRAALALTAADARRIHKDGKKVIFIGIENGFSIGTDVTNVAKFHALGGRYMSLAHNGHSQLSDSNTGERDGVWLHHGLSPLGREVIAEMNRVGMMIDISHPSKESMMQTLAITKAPIIASHSGVRAICNHSRNLDDEQLRALAKNGGVAQLVAFNGYVKCNADAAARDAARREAIADLRKQFGITATQQAQVSAQVEALPNEARNRYLAAQEDITNRRYPADAAATVADFVDHIDYAVKLIGIDHVGISSDFDGGGGVEGWRNAGETFNVTLELVKRGYTEKQIAKIWGGNLLRVMGEVEKVAEGMQKKS, from the coding sequence ATGCCCCTGCTGGTCCTCGCGGCCACCGCGTGTGCCTCTGGCGCGCCGCCGGTGGCCACTCCGGCCCCTGCCGGCGCTCCGGATGCCAAGATGGTGGCCAAGGCCCACGCCATCCATGATCGGGTCCTGTCGATCGACACCCACGTCGACATCTCGCCGGCGCAGTTCCGCGTGGGGATGCCCAACTACGCGTCCGATCTCCCCGGCCGCCAGCAGGTCGATCTGGTCAAGATGGAGAAGGGCGGCCTCGGCGGGGCGTTCCTGATCGCCTACGTCGGGCAGTCCACCGACCTGACCCCGGCGAGCTTCGCCCGCGCCAACACGCAGGCCCTCGAGAAGTTCGCGGCGGTGCACCGGCTGGTTGATTCGATCGCTCCGACCCGCGCCGCGCTGGCGTTGACCGCTGCCGACGCGCGGCGGATCCACAAGGACGGGAAGAAGGTCATCTTCATCGGCATCGAGAACGGCTTCTCGATCGGCACCGACGTCACCAATGTCGCCAAGTTCCACGCTCTCGGCGGCCGGTACATGTCCCTGGCACACAACGGGCACTCCCAGCTCTCCGATTCCAACACCGGCGAGCGCGACGGCGTCTGGCTGCATCATGGCCTTTCACCGCTGGGCCGCGAGGTGATTGCCGAAATGAACCGGGTCGGGATGATGATCGACATCTCGCACCCGTCGAAGGAATCGATGATGCAGACGCTGGCGATCACCAAGGCGCCGATCATCGCGTCGCACTCCGGTGTCCGCGCCATTTGCAACCACAGCCGCAACCTCGATGACGAGCAGCTGCGCGCCTTGGCGAAGAACGGCGGCGTGGCGCAGCTGGTCGCCTTCAACGGCTACGTGAAGTGCAACGCCGATGCGGCCGCCCGTGACGCCGCCCGCCGCGAGGCGATCGCCGATCTCCGCAAGCAGTTCGGCATCACCGCCACGCAGCAGGCGCAGGTGTCGGCCCAGGTCGAGGCGCTGCCGAACGAAGCGCGCAACCGGTACCTGGCGGCGCAGGAAGACATCACCAATCGCCGCTATCCGGCCGATGCGGCGGCGACGGTCGCCGACTTCGTCGATCACATCGACTACGCCGTCAAGTTGATCGGCATCGACCACGTCGGCATCTCCTCCGACTTCGATGGCGGCGGCGGGGTCGAGGGGTGGCGCAACGCCGGCGAGACCTTCAACGTCACGCTCGAGCTGGTGAAGCGGGGATACACCGAGAAGCAGATCGCCAAGATCTGGGGTGGCAACCTGCTGCGGGTGATGGGCGAGGTGGAGAAGGTGGCGGAGGGGATGCAGAAGAAGTCGTAG
- a CDS encoding histidine kinase, translated as MTLQAQPGSALPTRQPASASARLNFWQLQLLGWGALFVALVGSRLDHRPLLEMIGRRASYVVLGAGLSLVLHRALRVRVRRGAGMRELAVTTFVASGLLAMVWAASDSVLRDPALLFQSSPLSPPRRINALLLGTMNNAVILIAWCFLYIGTARSHALQAERERAMRAEALQATTRLHALQYQLNPHLLFNALNSLSTLVLERRFDDAHTGIVRLSEFLRATLRQPPANTVHLADELSLVGRYLDIEQVRFGAQLNVTYNIDEDAYCAVVPVLLLQPLVENAILHGATEATGQRMIAIGASVEAGRLSVVVENSVGPMVALPWASQGGVGLANVRERLLLIHGERATVRAGRSDSGSFRVAITMPFVKTDALVPPPIDSGASAPG; from the coding sequence ATGACACTCCAGGCGCAGCCAGGATCAGCTCTACCGACGCGGCAACCCGCGTCGGCAAGCGCTCGTCTTAACTTCTGGCAACTGCAACTCCTCGGATGGGGAGCACTGTTCGTCGCGTTGGTCGGATCAAGACTCGACCATCGACCGCTACTGGAGATGATCGGACGTCGGGCCAGCTATGTCGTATTGGGCGCCGGCCTGAGCCTCGTTCTGCATCGGGCGCTGCGCGTTCGCGTCAGGCGCGGCGCTGGCATGCGGGAGCTCGCCGTGACAACCTTCGTTGCTTCGGGACTGCTGGCGATGGTTTGGGCGGCCAGTGACTCGGTCCTGCGTGACCCTGCGCTTCTCTTTCAGTCGTCGCCTCTTAGTCCGCCTCGGCGCATCAATGCACTCCTTCTTGGCACGATGAACAACGCAGTCATTCTGATCGCCTGGTGCTTCTTGTATATTGGGACTGCGAGATCGCATGCATTGCAAGCAGAGCGCGAACGCGCGATGCGCGCTGAAGCGTTGCAGGCGACCACACGCTTGCACGCGCTACAGTACCAGCTCAATCCACACCTGCTGTTCAATGCGCTGAATTCGCTCTCGACGCTCGTACTCGAGCGGCGGTTCGACGACGCGCACACGGGCATCGTACGACTGAGCGAGTTTCTGCGAGCAACGCTCAGGCAGCCACCGGCCAACACGGTTCATCTCGCCGACGAGCTATCGCTAGTCGGTCGGTACCTCGATATCGAACAGGTGCGATTCGGCGCCCAACTCAACGTGACGTACAACATCGATGAAGACGCGTATTGCGCAGTGGTTCCCGTTCTACTGTTGCAACCGCTCGTTGAGAACGCGATTCTGCATGGCGCGACTGAAGCAACCGGTCAGCGTATGATCGCCATTGGGGCAAGCGTTGAAGCCGGACGCCTCTCTGTTGTGGTTGAGAACAGCGTAGGCCCGATGGTGGCGCTGCCGTGGGCGTCGCAAGGCGGAGTTGGACTCGCCAATGTGCGCGAGCGGCTCTTGCTCATTCACGGCGAGCGCGCGACGGTGCGAGCCGGGCGCAGCGACAGCGGCAGTTTTCGGGTGGCGATTACCATGCCGTTCGTCAAGACCGACGCGCTGGTGCCGCCGCCGATCGACAGCGGCGCGAGCGCCCCCGGATGA
- a CDS encoding response regulator transcription factor: MTTPLRVIIVDDEATARRGLRLRLARLVNVTVVAEAANAIAAASAIAAQRPDLVFLDIEMPGVDGFHMLDSLPVGTRPLVVFVTAHEDRAIDAFSLDALDYLLKPVDDERLLRAVTRARARIGDDSGATVSRVLVRDRGTTIAIDVDEIEWIQSAGDYVRLYCGRRSLLHLASMSGLESALPPERFFRIHREAIINLSRVRSVEPLTNGDQTVVLTTGARLRLSRTRRAAFFERLAT; encoded by the coding sequence ATGACCACGCCACTTCGCGTGATCATCGTTGACGATGAGGCAACCGCGCGTCGTGGGCTGCGACTTCGGCTGGCACGGCTCGTCAATGTCACCGTCGTCGCCGAGGCGGCGAATGCGATTGCGGCTGCCTCCGCAATAGCGGCACAGCGTCCCGACCTGGTGTTCCTCGACATTGAGATGCCCGGTGTTGACGGTTTTCACATGCTGGATTCGCTGCCCGTCGGCACACGCCCCCTCGTCGTGTTCGTGACAGCCCATGAAGACCGCGCCATTGACGCATTCTCGCTCGATGCGCTCGACTATTTGTTAAAGCCTGTGGATGACGAGCGATTGCTGCGTGCGGTGACTCGTGCCCGAGCGCGGATAGGCGATGACTCAGGCGCCACAGTCTCTCGCGTGCTTGTGCGGGATCGTGGAACGACGATAGCGATCGACGTTGACGAGATTGAGTGGATCCAAAGTGCAGGTGACTACGTGCGACTGTATTGCGGACGCCGCTCCCTGCTTCACCTCGCATCTATGAGCGGGCTCGAGTCGGCGCTGCCGCCCGAACGCTTTTTTCGCATTCACCGAGAAGCCATCATCAATCTCTCGCGCGTGCGATCAGTCGAACCACTAACAAACGGCGACCAGACAGTGGTGCTCACAACTGGCGCTCGCTTACGACTGAGTCGTACACGCCGTGCGGCCTTCTTCGAGCGACTCGCGACCTAG
- a CDS encoding S8 family serine peptidase translates to MKNSLSSAQQLARHLARRIAPRALLVALVAHPSVMLAQISRNDTLPPWFLSDPSRTGVVGAGVSRAFSELLATRQPQRTVIVAIIDVGVDTTHPALVPHLWSNPREIPGNGIDDDRDGYVDDVRGWNFLGGRDGRNVERSTLEVTRLFARCASLPRGTDRAGAESFVLAPGLPDCATIQADYIRQRDRELRRVERRMSLLDSLERAITVLTPRLGADSLSVARVAVLSATTAEVAVAQAAVRRAAEQFGALRSVVTLSVATVTSMRQTVLRLSSLSAGLDTSLNERSIVGDRADTPHERGYGNPDVMGAGAAHGTHLAGIVRTVVGNGLAVKQARDSVRIMMIRATTDGDERDKDIANAIRFAVDHGAHIISMSFGKPYSPEKGVVDSAVRYADQMGALLIHSAGNDASDIDQTHSYPSSRYLNGERAGKWIEVGASNVEGNAQLAADFSNFGRESVDLFAPGVDMRASALGGGYERRSGTSQAAPVVAGAAALLMLYDRTLSGRDAKRILLASVAKFSTLIVRRPGGKPTDMTPFSRLSKSGGVVNVFNALQMLFAISGR, encoded by the coding sequence ATGAAGAACTCCCTCTCTTCCGCGCAACAACTGGCGCGCCATCTGGCGCGTCGAATTGCACCGCGGGCACTTCTCGTCGCCCTTGTGGCTCACCCATCGGTGATGCTAGCGCAAATCTCACGAAACGACACGTTACCGCCATGGTTCCTTAGCGATCCGAGTCGCACTGGCGTGGTTGGGGCCGGTGTGTCTCGGGCATTCTCGGAACTGCTCGCCACGCGGCAGCCGCAGCGCACCGTCATCGTAGCCATCATCGATGTTGGCGTTGATACGACGCATCCGGCGCTCGTACCGCATCTGTGGAGCAATCCACGTGAGATCCCTGGAAATGGCATTGATGACGATCGCGATGGGTATGTCGACGATGTACGTGGGTGGAATTTTCTCGGCGGACGGGACGGCCGCAACGTCGAACGTAGCACGCTCGAAGTGACTCGGCTCTTTGCACGTTGTGCGTCGCTACCGCGAGGAACAGATCGAGCAGGCGCCGAGTCGTTCGTGCTGGCACCCGGGCTGCCTGACTGCGCGACGATTCAGGCCGACTACATCCGGCAGCGAGACCGTGAACTGCGTCGTGTGGAGCGACGCATGAGCCTTCTGGATTCGCTGGAACGCGCGATCACCGTTCTCACTCCGCGGTTGGGCGCTGACTCACTCTCTGTCGCGCGCGTCGCGGTCCTGAGCGCGACAACCGCCGAAGTCGCTGTTGCTCAAGCGGCCGTGCGCCGTGCCGCGGAACAGTTCGGAGCTCTGCGTTCAGTCGTCACGCTCTCGGTAGCCACCGTAACCAGCATGCGGCAAACCGTTCTTCGCCTCTCCAGTCTGTCGGCGGGGCTGGACACCTCCTTGAATGAGCGCTCCATCGTGGGCGATCGAGCGGATACTCCGCACGAACGCGGCTATGGAAATCCTGACGTAATGGGGGCGGGCGCCGCTCACGGCACACACCTGGCTGGTATCGTGCGCACAGTGGTCGGCAACGGACTCGCGGTGAAGCAGGCCCGTGACTCCGTGCGGATTATGATGATCCGCGCGACCACCGACGGCGATGAGCGCGACAAAGACATTGCGAACGCGATCCGCTTCGCAGTCGACCATGGCGCTCATATCATCAGCATGTCCTTCGGGAAACCGTACTCGCCCGAGAAAGGCGTCGTGGATAGCGCGGTTCGATACGCCGATCAAATGGGTGCGCTTCTGATTCACTCAGCCGGCAACGATGCAAGCGATATCGACCAGACACACTCGTATCCATCATCTCGATATCTTAACGGCGAACGCGCGGGCAAGTGGATTGAAGTGGGGGCGTCGAACGTTGAAGGCAACGCCCAGCTCGCGGCCGACTTCTCCAACTTTGGACGCGAGAGCGTTGACCTCTTTGCACCTGGGGTCGACATGCGAGCGAGTGCACTTGGGGGCGGATATGAACGTCGTAGTGGGACGAGCCAGGCGGCGCCAGTGGTCGCCGGAGCTGCCGCACTGCTGATGCTCTATGACCGCACGCTGTCGGGGCGCGACGCAAAGCGCATTCTGCTCGCGTCGGTCGCGAAGTTCTCAACCTTGATTGTCCGGAGACCAGGCGGGAAGCCAACGGATATGACGCCTTTCTCGCGTCTCTCAAAGAGCGGCGGAGTTGTCAACGTGTTCAACGCTTTGCAGATGCTATTCGCGATCAGCGGCAGGTAG
- a CDS encoding coproporphyrinogen III oxidase: MLLAGPSKTAGYCSLRSLAATFEGPCSRTRSFNLVHDGGTSFGLQTAARIESVLMSLPSLAAWDDAPGKPGGPAGRYAGAAGVGGVSSTDRGLRTGGWHDGQSISGARGAEAGPRASRAGRGDECRRTVAGAAPDGTGGARPVRRRRVSRGPGGGGGGASAPSRREAARRARPRRCRPDIRRGKAKDRLPGDRGGMGPTERRASRRARYAVSWSPR; encoded by the coding sequence TTGCTGCTGGCAGGGCCTTCAAAGACTGCGGGCTATTGCTCGCTGCGCTCGCTAGCCGCAACTTTTGAAGGGCCGTGCAGCAGAACGCGATCGTTCAACCTCGTGCACGACGGCGGCACCAGCTTCGGCCTGCAGACGGCCGCGCGGATCGAGAGCGTGCTGATGTCGCTGCCGTCGCTCGCGGCGTGGGACGACGCCCCCGGGAAGCCCGGAGGTCCGGCTGGTCGCTACGCTGGCGCCGCGGGAGTGGGTGGGGTAAGCTCCACCGACAGGGGCCTTCGCACGGGAGGGTGGCACGATGGACAATCCATTTCAGGGGCTCGCGGCGCGGAAGCGGGCCCTCGAGCGTCGCGCGCTGGAAGAGGGGATGAATGTCGCCGGACGGTGGCAGGCGCAGCTCCCGATGGTACGGGAGGTGCTCGGCCAGTTCGGCGACGCCGTGTTTCCCGGGGCCCAGGTGGCGGAGGAGGGGGAGCGAGTGCTCCTTCGCGACGGGAGGCCGCCCGACGCGCCCGTCCTCGTCGATGTCGCCCTGACATACGTCGAGGCAAAGCGAAAGATCGGCTTCCTGGTGACCGCGGCGGCATGGGACCGACGGAGCGCCGAGCGTCGCGGCGGGCGCGCTACGCGGTGAGCTGGTCTCCGCGTTGA